A genomic stretch from Mya arenaria isolate MELC-2E11 chromosome 10, ASM2691426v1 includes:
- the LOC128205128 gene encoding cadmium metallothionein-like, which produces MLFKMLRIFITLALLAAVQCRFGGGFFHSDYYYEGESESESESESSESSSESSSETSSEPPPCPCTPLEVGQCCDDCHYCKDENAICDTYGYSKVCVCKDGFIFDYKCKKCVPDNGPLTTETTHTTPTTPQTTTPQTPTPQTTPPCPFCYAISRLDGSCIRMRYGVACQADPDSCCVLDGLKCIDGICRCSNPDINYDPFEEKCCGSELGETCCLKAGFDQCKIRDSNSICDLNKNSTCVCSMNTTPTNGFCM; this is translated from the exons AtgctgtttaaaatgttgagGATATTTATC aCCCTTGCTCTTCTGGCAGCTGTTCAATGTAGATTTGGAGGTGGATTTTTTCATTCTGATTACTACTACGAGGGGGAATCTGAATCTGAATCTGAATCTGAATCCAGCGAATCTTCGAGCGAATCCTCCAGTGAAACCTCGAGCGAACCCCCACCATGCCCGTGTACCC CGCTCGAAGTCGGCCAGTGTTGTGACGACTGTCATTACTGTAAAGATGAAAATGCCATATGCGACACATACGGATATAGTAAAGTGTGCGTCTGCAAAGATGGCTTCATATTCGACTATAAATGCAAGAAGTGCGTTCCTG ATAATGGACCCTTAACTACGGAAACGACACATACGACGCCGACGACACCGCAGACGACGACACCGCAGACGCCGACACCGCAGACGACACCACCATGTCCGTTCTGTTATGCCATAAGTAGACTGGATGGATCGTGCA TCAGAATGAGATATGGAGTGGCATGCCAAGCCGATCCCGACAGCTGTTGTGTATTGGATGGTCTTAAATGTATTGATGGGATCTGCAGGTGTAGCAATCCGGACATCAATTATGACCCCTTTGAGGAGAAATGCT GTGGAAGTGAGCTGGGCGAAACTTGTTGCTTAAAAGCGGGCTTTGACCAATGTAAGATCAGAGATAGCAACAGCATATGCGACCTGAACAAAAATAGcacgtgcgtttgttcgatgaACACAACTCCAACCAATGGTTTTTGCA TGTAA